A genomic segment from Montipora foliosa isolate CH-2021 chromosome 9, ASM3666993v2, whole genome shotgun sequence encodes:
- the LOC137971922 gene encoding uncharacterized protein, translating into MKQVYRKTPEPMTEVIVLKRAATLLKVIGNDAIDVFNTITWDAEGDDTKIEKVLQKFEEHCEPKKNASYERYKFFSRAQESGETIDQYVTVLRKWSEICEFGTLRNSLIKDRIVLGVSNCKARERLLIVQERTLEKALDVVRSAEMTEKQLQELESDSSLHGIGKEKSKSVLKKQLSDKEEKPPPNKTFNCRNCGTRHGARECPANEKTCRNCQKQKHFQNMCKVSCEVFGRIVQPSSKVTTPSAEEDSNETTLHGIAFASLVSYLEEFRDCENVAVFKLVALAKLYSAKLEELGITSSSKINTTRLRERLLGAFPDLSAHTQGRDVLHIFNHAIGDAIRKACEQDYILQERLRLCIEIFSK; encoded by the exons atgaaacaGGTCTATAGAAAGACACCTGAACCAATGACAGAAGTGATAGTCTTAAAAAG AGCGGCGACGCTGCTAAAAGTCATCGGCAATGATGCTATCGACGTTTTCAACACGATAACGTGGGATGCAGAAGGTGATGACACAAAGATTGAGAAGGTATTACAGAAATTTGAAGAACACTGTGAACCAAAAAAGAATGCTAGTTACGAAAGATACAAGTTCTTCTCAAGGGCTCAAGAGAGCGGCGAAACTATCGACCAGTATGTGACTGTACTTAGAAAATGGAGTGAAATTTGTGAATTTGGAACACTAAGGAACTCTCTTATCAAAGATCGAATTGTGCTTGGTGTAAGTAATTGCAAGGCGAGGGAAAGATTGCTTATAGTACAAGAACGGACCCTTGAAAAAGCTCTAGACGTGGTTAGATCAGCGGAAATGACAGAAAAGCAACTTCAAGAACTGGAAAGTGACTCATCACTACATGGTATTGGCAAGGAGAAGAGCAAATCTGTCCTCAAGAAGCAGCTCTCAGATAAGGAGGAAAAACCACCTCCAAACAAGACTTTTAATTGCAGGAATTGCGGAACAAGACATGGTGCGAGAGAATGCCCCGCGAATGAAAAAACGTGCCGCAATTGCCAGAAACAGAAACACTTCCAAAACATGTG CAAAGTATCATGTGAAGTGTTTGGCCGCATTGTACAACCGAGTTCGAAAGTTACAACACCTTCAGCAGAAGAGGACAGTAATGAAACAACTCTCCATGGAATCGCATTTGCCTCACTTGTTTCATACCTGGAAGAGTTTCGTGATTGTGAAAATGTAGCAGTGTTTAAGCTTGTCGCACTGGCAAAACTGTATTCTGCAAAACTCGAGGAGCTCGGAATTACATCTTCAAGCAAGATCAACACCACAAGATTGAGAGAAAGACTGCTTGGGGCATTTCCTGACCTAAGTGCTCATACACAAGGAAGAGATGTGTTGCATATTTTTAATCATGCCATTGGGGATGCTATTAGAAAAGCCTGTGAGCAAGACTACATCTTGCAAGAGCGGCTAAGATTGTGCATAGAGATCTTTTCAAAATGA